A single Triticum dicoccoides isolate Atlit2015 ecotype Zavitan chromosome 2A, WEW_v2.0, whole genome shotgun sequence DNA region contains:
- the LOC119359032 gene encoding uncharacterized protein LOC119359032, with product MAPEVFKRVDGMSAVAAQPSFEEERTKALQALLSCPTASIHTDKPAKDILQVQNTFPLPINDDLPGVYLCGYHSESSYGATSYLIVHPEGNIMVDSPRYTPRLVDKIEKLGGARYMFLTHIDDVADHRKWAERLKCERIIHLEDVVDITADVEWKLTGSGPWNIGNDFELIHTPGHTEGSVCLLYKPLKALFTGDHVAKSEYSDELNLFRMYSKQSVNLQLDSMRKLLDLDFEWYLPGHGYRIRYENVQAKNAAIESLLANYKN from the exons ATGGCGCCGGAGGTGTTCAAGAGGGTGGACGGCATGTCCGCCGTGGCGGCGCAGCCCAGCTTCGAGGAGGAGAGGACCAAGGCACTGCAG GCTTTGCTCTCTTGCCCAACAGCCTCCATCCACACCGACAAGCCCGCGAAGGACATTCTCCAAGTGCAGAACACGTTCCCGCTCCCCATCAACGACGATCTTCCT GGTGTTTACCTTTGCGGTTACCATTCGGAGTCCTCATATGGAGCAACATCATATCTCATAGTCCACCCAGAAGGAAACATAATGGTTGACAG TCCAAGGTATACGCCGAGACTGGTGGACAAGATTGAGAAGCTCGGTGGAGCGCGCTACATGTTTTTGACCCACAT TGATGATGTAGCGGATCATCGGAAGTGGGCCGAGCGGTTGAAATGCGAGAGAATCATCCATTTAGAAGAT GTAGTGGACATTACTGCTGATGTCGAGTGGAAACTTACTGGAAGTGGTCCCTGGAACATTGGAAATGATTTTGAACTTATCCATACCCCAGGCCATACTGAA GGCTCGGTCTGCTTGTTGTACAAACCGCTAAAGGCGCTATTCACTGGCGACCATGTCGCAAAATCAGAATATTCAGACGAACTGAATCTCTTTCGGATGTACAGCAAGCAATCAG TGAATTTGCAACTGGATAGTATGAGGAAGTTACTGGACCTAGATTTTGAGTGGTATTTACCTG GGCATGGCTATCGAATCCGGTATGAAAATGTACAGGCCAAAAATGCAGCTATTGAGTCTCTCCTAGCTAACTACAAAAACTAA
- the LOC119357657 gene encoding uncharacterized protein LOC119357657 → MVHLASLVDVWKCVFGGSVRIWSSFVYFRVSSEEKEKLATLLSLLNNNGPLFLSWATNLKPLSIQLIPLVNSPPTPRARAASMAAGPAEALKSFEERASDAEARLAKLEALLLNKDGASEASSSAMRDLESKLDAATKECLAEKEQNRKLTVENEKLQYRVSHLIRTIKEAESR, encoded by the exons ATGGTGCATTTAGCATCATTGGTGGACGTGTggaagtgtgtctttggtggatCTGTTCGGATCTGGTCGTCGTTCGTCTACtttcgtgtgtcttcag aagaaaaggaaaagctTGCAACCTTGCTGTCCTTGCTTAATAATAACGGGCCTTTGTTCTTATCCTGGGCCACAAACCTGAAGCCTCTTTCCATCCAGCTCATCCCACTTGTCAACTCCCCTCCGACTCCGAGGGCACGGGCGGCGAGCATGGCGGCGGGGCCGGCGGAAGCCCTGAAATCCTTCGAGGAGAGAGCTTCCGATGCCGAG GCACGGTTAGCAAAGCTGGAAGCCCTGCTGCTGAACAAAG ATGGCGCATCCGAGGCAAGTTCATCTGCCATGAGAGATCTTGAGTCAAAGCTTGACGCAGCCACCAAAGAATGTCTTGCCGAGAAGGAACAG AACCGGAAGCTGACCGTGGAGAACGAGAAGCTCCAGTATCGTGTCTCCCATCTCATCCGAACAATCAAAGAGGCGGAGTCAAGATAG